Genomic segment of Zerene cesonia ecotype Mississippi chromosome 7, Zerene_cesonia_1.1, whole genome shotgun sequence:
GGTAGAGCTTgcaagtaattaaatataatatgatattcttttctatatctatacatataataaatctgtagaaGGGTTAATTCtgtacattgaaaatattagaaaaataaatagcaggGGGTGTTACTGAATCGATACCAAATCCAAATATGTGATTACTGGATTTGATGTCATTTCTAAGACTgttctgatattttttttgtaaataattttgtaaatataatagtacATATGTAGTTTCAGTTTTCATCGTAAATTGGTTTATTTAGGTTGGAGTCGCGGACAGAAGCTGgtcaataataaatcttataaaaatgtcagGTCGTGGAGGTATGTATTGTacttggtttttttttatatattgccaACTCATTGATTAATcacaatttaacattattacagGAAAATTTCGCGGCAATAGGAATAAAAATCACCATACTCTGTCTTCTGTAGCTAGGGAGACAGCTATTTCATTACCTGATGATAGTCCTGTTTTGCAAATGTTTAAGTCGGCTGCTCAAAAACTAAACGATCGTCAAGATAGGCATGAAAGATTAGTTAAACTCTCTCGTGATATAACAATTGAAAgtaaaagaattatatttcttcTACATTCGTCTATCACGtaagcatttttaataataaaaaaaaacacataaaatattggcCATGTGCATTAAAATCAACAGTCCTGACGGATTAAGCCCTAACATTTTATTAGGTTATCAAGCCCATGGTTTTAGAAGTAGCTTATGTGCTTTTGCAACAAAGGGTAACATTCATTCTCATAAACTTTTATACTTACTAACTTGTACATCCATTTTAGAAAAGAATCCACTGAGAAAGCAATAAACGAAGCAAATGAGCGTATTCAAAAACTTATCCAGGGTCCTTTCAAAAGCATTGGTTTAGAGCTGGAAAACAGTCCGGCATATTTACATTCTCGTGCAATCACTGCTGGTTTTCAGGAGTTTATTGAAGCTTATACATTATGTTCATTTATggagaaaaaattaattatcacatGGCCAGAAGTACAGAAGAAGTTGGTGTATGAAGTTGAAGATAGAAGTGTGACAACAATGTTGCCGCAACTAGATTACATGCTAGGTTTGGCCGATTTAACTGGAGAGTTGATGAGGAAGGCAATCAATAGCATTTCTAGTGGAGATAGTGAAGAGTGCTTTGACTCCTGTCAGGCTGTGAGAGATCTTTACACTGGATATCTGGgtaaaattgtttcttttttttctcccgtttttaaaaaataaacatgaatgGAAGTGTTGACACAATTTCCTTTGTGTTTCTTCTTTATCCTTAGTATATAACATTCTTCACAAAATTTCAGGCTTATTTGGATCTGGTAAAGAATTAGCACGCAAAATGTCAGCTACGCGCAGTAACGTGTTCAAAGTGGAATCAGCTGTGTATGCATTACGCGTACGCGGGGGCGAGGCACCACCCACTTTGTTGCTGGCTAATCAACCAGATTGGGAGCATAACCATTCAGATGATGAgggattttattaaatgatttatgattatatgctgttttatttatattttgccgATAAAGCATtccaaattcaattatattgcattaaattagttcattttcttttcaaaatttttatatctatactatttTGTAATGAAGGAATTAACAAGACACATCTTCatcttgatatattttataaagaatgtaACTTATGTggtgtaagttttttttcaagCTGTGGTGAATGGATAATCCGCagattaattgtaaaatccACTTGTCTCGCGAGTTAGATCATATTCTAACGGTTTGACAGTCTTACGGCGAACTACATacatgtaaaacaaaatagtttgtcataatataaaatatgttcttaTTTGTTACAGTCTTAAGAAGTGTGTCATAATACATGGCatctgcaaaataaataaaagtaccaaatacaaaaatattatttatttctatcaaCAAGTAAACAGATCATTCCAAACTTAAACAAGATCATTGCTATCCGGTTGCCACTCATCGGTTGCATCAGACCCCCAAGGGTCGGTCTCCTCCGATTCAGAGCTGGGCATAT
This window contains:
- the LOC119840797 gene encoding translin-associated protein X, which codes for MSGRGGKFRGNRNKNHHTLSSVARETAISLPDDSPVLQMFKSAAQKLNDRQDRHERLVKLSRDITIESKRIIFLLHSSITKESTEKAINEANERIQKLIQGPFKSIGLELENSPAYLHSRAITAGFQEFIEAYTLCSFMEKKLIITWPEVQKKLVYEVEDRSVTTMLPQLDYMLGLADLTGELMRKAINSISSGDSEECFDSCQAVRDLYTGYLGLFGSGKELARKMSATRSNVFKVESAVYALRVRGGEAPPTLLLANQPDWEHNHSDDEGFY